A genomic segment from Polyangium mundeleinium encodes:
- the mutY gene encoding A/G-specific adenine glycosylase, producing the protein MKQTTKGRAAEAATREATLAIELKGWFRKSARDLPWRRTRDPYAIWLSEVMLQQTRVETVIPYYERFLQRFPDMRALASAEIDEVLSLWSGLGYYRRARELHRCAQEVASIHGGVFPAEAEELRKLRGIGPYTAGAVSSIAFDRPAALVDGNVARVLARLEAIEDDVKSTAGLKRIWGVAERLVPREEPGAWNQALMELGATICTPQNPACLICPVRDACAARAQGRERELPIVGEKRASPRVAMVAAVVEHEGRFLFARRKEGGLFGGLWEPPMVEARTAEDAKPSLRGAGVALEAKLTEVGRVEHVLTHRELDVLVLRARADRPWPLEAPTTAPYERLAWMERAAEGVGVSTLARKILAAAKPEKKGATRKKKARA; encoded by the coding sequence TTGAAGCAAACAACGAAGGGCCGCGCGGCGGAAGCGGCGACGCGCGAGGCGACGCTCGCCATCGAGCTCAAGGGCTGGTTCCGCAAGAGCGCGCGGGATCTGCCGTGGCGCAGGACGCGGGATCCCTACGCGATCTGGCTCTCCGAGGTGATGCTGCAACAGACGCGCGTGGAGACGGTGATCCCGTACTACGAGCGGTTCTTGCAGCGATTTCCGGACATGCGGGCGCTCGCGTCCGCCGAGATCGACGAGGTGCTCTCGCTCTGGAGCGGCCTCGGCTACTACCGGCGCGCGCGGGAGCTGCATCGCTGCGCGCAGGAGGTCGCTTCGATACACGGCGGCGTGTTCCCTGCGGAGGCCGAGGAGCTGCGGAAGCTGCGCGGGATCGGCCCGTACACCGCGGGCGCCGTGTCGAGCATCGCGTTCGACAGGCCCGCGGCGCTCGTGGACGGCAACGTCGCGCGGGTGCTCGCGCGCCTCGAAGCGATCGAGGACGACGTGAAGAGCACGGCGGGCCTGAAGCGCATCTGGGGCGTGGCGGAGCGGCTCGTCCCACGGGAGGAGCCCGGCGCGTGGAACCAGGCGCTGATGGAGCTCGGCGCGACGATCTGCACGCCGCAAAACCCGGCATGCCTGATCTGCCCGGTGCGCGACGCGTGTGCGGCGCGGGCGCAGGGCAGGGAGCGCGAGCTGCCGATCGTGGGGGAGAAACGAGCGTCGCCGCGCGTGGCGATGGTCGCGGCCGTGGTGGAGCACGAGGGGCGCTTCTTGTTCGCGCGGCGCAAGGAGGGAGGGCTGTTCGGCGGGTTGTGGGAGCCGCCGATGGTCGAGGCGCGGACGGCCGAGGACGCAAAGCCTTCCCTCCGCGGCGCGGGCGTCGCGCTGGAGGCGAAGCTCACGGAGGTGGGGCGCGTCGAGCACGTGCTCACGCACCGCGAGCTCGACGTGCTCGTGCTCCGCGCACGCGCGGATCGGCCCTGGCCCCTCGAAGCGCCGACGACGGCGCCCTACGAGCGGCTCGCGTGGATGGAGCGAGCCGCCGAGGGCGTGGGTGTCTCGACGCTGGCGCGCAAGATCCTCGCGGCGGCGAAGCCGGAGAAGAAGGGCGCGACGCGCAAGAAGAAGGCCCGCGCGTAA
- a CDS encoding serine/threonine-protein kinase produces the protein MILLRAVEIGRVLAERYALVRPLAEGAMATVWVAEDRVSGGEVAIKAISLDAAGWRTEVRDRFMKEARLLAIAQHEHLVGVRDVGETEDGFLYLVLDLLDGETLADRIARDPPLDWKEAGAISLAITRGVAALHRAGIVHRDLKPANIVLHRDSGGTVPKIIDLGISKVRAAAADPELCATLTATGQVLGTPQYMSYEQALGDPDVDARSDVWALGVILYEMLARRRPFEAPNANAVLAAIRRKDAPALAEVASDVPAVLAKLVDRCLRTDRAERFKDAGEMAEALPTALCSAAADPTPAEPPPPEAKKPASVTAPKQPSPTPMPAAIPAESPAPQPQRSRAVAGAFLIAGAAILGATAATFLTRDPAPTTQIAPPKPTTGGAAPAPQEPDPRTKAPPSPTQTPATTSTTGEVRPVVQATSTAASSASVPTTRPAVTTRGGTKPLTQVNEAGF, from the coding sequence GTGATACTCCTTCGGGCAGTGGAGATCGGCCGCGTCCTCGCCGAGCGTTACGCGCTGGTCCGCCCCCTCGCGGAGGGAGCGATGGCGACCGTGTGGGTCGCGGAGGATCGCGTCTCCGGCGGCGAAGTCGCGATCAAAGCGATCTCGCTCGACGCGGCCGGATGGCGCACCGAGGTGCGTGATCGTTTCATGAAAGAGGCGCGCCTGCTCGCGATCGCCCAGCACGAGCACCTCGTCGGCGTGCGTGACGTGGGCGAGACCGAAGACGGCTTCCTCTACCTCGTCCTCGATCTGCTCGACGGCGAGACGCTCGCCGATCGCATCGCCCGTGATCCGCCCCTCGACTGGAAGGAAGCCGGCGCGATCTCGCTCGCGATCACGCGCGGCGTCGCAGCCCTGCATCGCGCGGGGATCGTCCATCGCGACCTCAAGCCCGCCAACATCGTCCTGCATCGTGACAGCGGCGGCACGGTGCCGAAGATCATCGATCTCGGCATCAGCAAGGTGCGCGCGGCGGCCGCGGATCCCGAGCTCTGCGCGACGCTCACAGCGACGGGGCAGGTGCTCGGCACGCCGCAATACATGAGCTACGAACAAGCGCTCGGCGATCCGGACGTGGACGCGCGCAGCGACGTGTGGGCGCTCGGCGTGATCCTCTACGAGATGCTCGCGCGAAGGCGACCGTTCGAAGCGCCGAACGCAAACGCAGTGCTCGCCGCCATCCGCCGCAAGGACGCGCCCGCGCTCGCCGAGGTCGCGAGCGACGTGCCCGCCGTGCTCGCGAAGCTCGTCGATCGTTGTCTGCGCACCGATCGCGCCGAGCGCTTCAAGGACGCCGGCGAGATGGCCGAAGCCCTCCCGACCGCGCTCTGCTCGGCCGCCGCGGATCCGACGCCCGCCGAGCCGCCGCCCCCCGAGGCGAAGAAACCCGCGAGCGTGACGGCGCCGAAGCAACCTTCGCCCACGCCGATGCCCGCGGCGATCCCGGCCGAGAGCCCCGCGCCGCAGCCGCAGCGATCCCGCGCCGTCGCAGGCGCCTTCCTCATCGCGGGCGCGGCCATCCTCGGCGCGACCGCCGCCACGTTCTTGACGCGCGATCCTGCCCCGACCACGCAGATCGCTCCTCCGAAGCCCACGACCGGCGGCGCCGCGCCGGCCCCGCAGGAGCCCGATCCTCGGACGAAGGCCCCGCCGAGCCCCACGCAAACGCCGGCCACCACGTCCACCACGGGCGAAGTGCGCCCCGTGGTGCAAGCAACCAGCACGGCCGCCTCTTCGGCTTCGGTTCCAACGACGCGCCCGGCGGTCACGACGCGAGGCGGCACCAAGCCCCTCACGCAGGTGAACGAAGCGGGTTTCTAG
- a CDS encoding sigma 54-interacting transcriptional regulator → MSDTASPKLPATEIAPRQAKQGGGVARLVVTQGPGAGKTLLVTRARATVGRHQTNDLVIPDPRISATHIELERRPEGRVLVRDLGTTNGTWLGPHRLNEAELGPGALLKLGDSLVRVEVDDRAEPERGSEGGRFGGLIGVSAEMRELFATLERVAPSQLTVLAQGETGTGKEELARAIHKHSPRREGPFVVLDAATIPPTLAESVLFGHERGAFTGADARHIGTFERAHGGTLFIDEIGELPMDLQPKLLRVLESRTFSRVGGHEIIPVDFRLIAATHRDLRAEIEAHRFREDLYFRLAEARVFLPPLRARPADIPLLARHFLEELSTSERPLAITEDALRSLTLRKWPGNVRELRNVIARAAALCQDGTITENDLAGEGFGFRGSEAEREPLDLQGTFAEAKARAIDRFERAYLDALVRRCGGNLSKASRQADVARNHLRALLKKRGLYDPGDT, encoded by the coding sequence GTGAGCGACACCGCTTCCCCTAAGCTTCCCGCGACCGAAATCGCGCCCCGCCAGGCCAAACAGGGCGGCGGCGTCGCGCGCCTCGTCGTCACCCAGGGACCGGGTGCCGGCAAGACGCTTCTCGTCACGCGGGCCCGCGCCACCGTGGGCCGGCACCAGACCAACGACCTCGTCATCCCCGATCCGCGCATCTCCGCGACGCACATCGAGCTCGAGCGCAGGCCCGAGGGCCGCGTGCTCGTGCGGGATCTCGGCACGACGAACGGCACGTGGCTCGGCCCGCATCGCCTCAACGAGGCCGAGCTCGGCCCGGGCGCGCTGCTCAAGCTCGGCGACTCGCTCGTCCGCGTCGAGGTCGACGATCGCGCCGAGCCCGAGCGCGGCAGCGAAGGCGGCCGGTTCGGCGGGCTCATCGGCGTGTCAGCCGAGATGCGCGAGCTCTTCGCGACCCTCGAACGCGTGGCGCCGAGCCAGCTCACCGTGCTCGCGCAAGGCGAGACCGGCACGGGCAAGGAAGAGCTCGCTCGCGCGATCCACAAGCACTCACCACGGCGCGAGGGCCCGTTCGTGGTGCTCGACGCGGCGACGATCCCGCCGACGCTCGCCGAGAGCGTGCTCTTCGGTCACGAGCGCGGAGCGTTCACGGGCGCCGACGCGCGGCACATCGGCACGTTCGAGCGCGCCCACGGCGGCACGCTCTTCATCGACGAGATCGGCGAGCTGCCGATGGACCTGCAGCCGAAGCTGCTCCGTGTCCTCGAGAGCCGCACGTTCTCGCGCGTGGGCGGCCACGAGATCATCCCGGTCGACTTCCGCCTGATCGCCGCGACGCACCGTGATCTTCGCGCCGAGATCGAGGCGCACCGCTTCCGCGAAGACCTCTACTTCCGCCTCGCCGAGGCGCGCGTCTTCTTGCCGCCGCTCCGCGCGCGTCCTGCGGACATCCCGCTGCTCGCGCGTCACTTCCTCGAAGAGCTCTCCACGTCCGAGCGCCCGCTCGCCATCACGGAGGACGCGCTGCGGAGCCTCACGCTGCGCAAGTGGCCGGGCAACGTGCGCGAGCTGCGCAACGTGATCGCGCGCGCAGCGGCGCTCTGCCAGGACGGGACGATCACGGAGAACGATCTCGCCGGCGAGGGGTTTGGTTTCCGCGGGAGCGAGGCCGAGCGAGAGCCGCTCGACCTCCAAGGAACGTTCGCCGAAGCCAAGGCCCGCGCGATCGATCGTTTCGAGCGCGCCTACCTCGACGCCCTCGTCCGTCGCTGCGGCGGCAACCTCTCGAAGGCCTCACGCCAGGCCGACGTCGCGCGCAACCATCTCCGCGCGCTGCTGAAGAAGCGCGGGCTTTACGATCCCGGAGATACGTGA
- a CDS encoding acyl-CoA mutase large subunit family protein, translating to MKSDDRAEGQAKDEFEKRLAKTRKAARPRAPLLSGPPGSVGVDADDLYDEETLERLGFDPANDLGFPGMPPFTRGVQPNMYRGRLWTMRQYAGFGTAEESNARYHYLLSQGQTGLSVAFDLPTQMGRDSDHALAAGEVGRVGVAIDSLGDMRRLLAGLPLDTISTSMTINATAAILLSLYIAVADEAGVPRDKLRGTIQNDILKEYVARGTYIYPPRPSIRLISDIFAFCSKDVPHWNTISISGYHMREAGCDAAQEIAFTLADGMAYVKAAVEAGLDVDDFGGQLSFFFNGHNNLLEEIAKFRAARRIWSSVMEERFGAKTDRARALKFHCQTAGMTLLAQQPMVNVVRVAMQALAAVLGGCQSLHTNGFDEALGLPTAEAATLALRTQQVIGYESGVTDFVDPLGGSYVVEALTTRLEQAAREYIRRVDDLGGMVSAIEQGYVQREIQAAAYRYQLEIEEKKRVIVGLNEFASESPPVTAMKIDPRIEREQAERTRAWRAAHEGPKKSEALAVIDRAARGTDNLLPPILAAVKAGVTVGEISDVLRAAWGEHTEILTI from the coding sequence ATGAAGAGCGACGACCGAGCGGAAGGCCAGGCGAAGGACGAATTCGAGAAGCGGCTCGCGAAGACGCGCAAGGCGGCGAGACCACGCGCACCGCTGCTCTCGGGGCCGCCCGGATCGGTCGGCGTGGACGCGGACGACCTCTACGACGAGGAGACGCTCGAGCGGCTGGGCTTTGATCCCGCGAACGATCTCGGCTTCCCGGGGATGCCGCCGTTCACGCGCGGCGTGCAGCCGAACATGTACCGCGGGCGCCTTTGGACGATGCGGCAGTACGCAGGGTTCGGCACCGCGGAGGAGTCGAACGCGCGTTACCACTACCTGCTCTCGCAGGGGCAAACGGGGCTCTCGGTCGCGTTCGACCTGCCGACGCAGATGGGGCGCGACTCGGATCACGCGCTCGCGGCCGGCGAGGTGGGGCGCGTGGGCGTGGCGATCGACTCGCTCGGCGACATGCGGCGTCTGCTCGCGGGGCTGCCGCTCGACACAATCTCGACGTCGATGACGATCAATGCGACGGCGGCAATCCTGCTCTCGCTCTACATCGCGGTCGCGGATGAGGCCGGGGTCCCGAGGGACAAACTGCGCGGCACGATCCAGAACGACATCTTGAAGGAGTACGTGGCGCGTGGGACGTACATCTACCCGCCGCGGCCTTCGATCCGGCTCATCAGTGACATCTTCGCGTTCTGTTCGAAGGACGTGCCGCACTGGAACACGATCTCGATCAGCGGCTACCACATGCGCGAGGCGGGCTGCGACGCGGCCCAGGAGATCGCGTTCACGCTGGCCGACGGGATGGCGTACGTGAAGGCCGCCGTCGAGGCCGGGCTCGACGTCGACGACTTCGGCGGGCAGCTCTCGTTCTTCTTCAACGGGCACAACAACCTGCTCGAGGAGATCGCGAAGTTTCGAGCCGCGCGGAGGATCTGGTCGTCGGTCATGGAGGAGCGGTTCGGCGCGAAGACGGACCGGGCGCGGGCGCTCAAGTTCCACTGCCAGACCGCGGGGATGACGCTGCTCGCGCAGCAGCCGATGGTAAACGTGGTGCGCGTGGCGATGCAGGCGCTCGCCGCGGTGCTCGGCGGTTGCCAAAGTTTGCACACCAACGGATTCGACGAGGCGCTCGGACTGCCGACGGCGGAGGCGGCGACGCTCGCGCTCCGGACGCAGCAGGTGATCGGCTACGAGTCGGGCGTGACGGACTTCGTGGATCCGCTCGGCGGCAGCTACGTGGTCGAGGCGCTGACGACGCGGCTCGAACAGGCGGCGCGCGAGTACATCCGCAGGGTCGACGATCTCGGCGGGATGGTGTCGGCGATCGAGCAGGGCTACGTGCAGCGCGAGATCCAGGCGGCGGCGTATCGCTACCAGCTCGAGATCGAGGAGAAGAAGCGCGTCATCGTGGGCCTGAACGAGTTCGCCTCGGAGAGCCCGCCCGTGACGGCGATGAAGATCGATCCGCGCATCGAGCGCGAGCAGGCCGAGCGGACGCGCGCGTGGCGTGCCGCGCACGAGGGGCCGAAGAAGAGCGAGGCGCTCGCCGTGATCGATCGCGCGGCGCGCGGCACGGACAACCTGCTGCCGCCGATCCTCGCGGCGGTGAAGGCGGGCGTGACCGTGGGCGAGATCAGCGACGTGCTCCGCGCCGCATGGGGCGAGCACACGGAAATCCTCACCATCTAA
- a CDS encoding FtsB family cell division protein, with protein MRRLTLAIERVLPVGILVVAVIGVPVMILSPEGLPRLRGLERELEQVEEESAEMHREIDALRGRVERLRDDPTAVERIARDNLGLVRQTEVVFQFPASR; from the coding sequence GTGCGTCGACTCACCTTGGCGATCGAGCGGGTTCTGCCGGTCGGAATCCTCGTCGTGGCGGTCATCGGGGTCCCGGTGATGATCCTTTCGCCGGAGGGGCTGCCGCGGCTGCGAGGGCTCGAACGTGAGCTCGAGCAGGTGGAAGAGGAAAGCGCGGAGATGCACCGCGAGATCGACGCACTGCGGGGCCGGGTCGAGCGGCTGCGGGACGATCCGACGGCGGTCGAGCGCATCGCGCGGGACAACCTCGGGCTCGTGCGACAGACCGAGGTCGTCTTCCAGTTTCCCGCGTCGCGCTGA
- a CDS encoding serine/threonine-protein kinase, whose protein sequence is MSIDIVRGELERLFSLDEMTALSSELLGLDPAQVGGAVSKASFARALTDRCFENDAEGALLDAIFAARPEADAKLRELVKKGTGADAEIKAGEAFGAFTVTRKIGEGPRAVVYAATRKVEGEEKPQERILKVFRKDAASGPRALQRFLTAVRLAAKVQHEGLPASLEAGVVSGHAYVAYAPVDAQPLAARVTRTGALHINEAREIVRSVLSALAALHEARVVHGNIKLENVLVGRGEGGKVRAYLVDAGCDRLGAFVGGPFGIPALARALSPEQIRGGALDAQSDIYAFGALLFELLAAKPPFGGETGADVAAAHLVREAPVASTVAPKGWVNKELDEIIARLLDKNPGTRPKGVSGALDLVDPKAKTAEEAPKGKTFTDEEINDLADLLLADPTDHDSALALESASRDGADPHKVAEAFVIAASEVDEGESAGEKIKAAETKKQLLFRAARTFENVAKDLEKAEGVLEQIVELDADDDVAFGALEDVRRQLGKHEEVVEMLLERSEKAQDPPARARALNEIGRLYVRELEDIEQGVFAFAQALSILPENQDYAKDLERSAGSDMKVWAEALQILSTATTSAEMSTESKIALFNLLGRWYSEKIARPDMGLPCFQAVLSAEPGHDGALDGMAQLYRRAQQWQELCQILQTRADRAATPERSREIRAEAADVLETRLNDASRARDLFEHIFQEDPSNDKAAEALGRIYHRQEDWAGYAKILERRADALRGEARVEAICKVAELYEDQLNDLSEATRRYEAALDVDPHGLTALRGLDRIYNRTGRYKELVGNLEKQIAISATPRQKINLYERLAGIHDEQFLDHGKAAEAYEAILQIDPAHEGTLTALMRHYRALERWEDVVSLYERLLRIVTDDKRRIDLLLAMGRVLVEQVGSPERASKAYEKVIEIDPQHGGALESLANVRAASGDALAALSAIESLAVKATTPETRADLWIRAAKLLDDKGDRDGAIERYKKALDAQPGNVAASTALRTAYLARGDATSAVELLGREIDAAEGNLAKARLYGEMAFLLHEKLKDADRAQAAATKAIDLDPTSMKALYVSGEIAFAASRFVEAAKHFESLANRSDAMPKDLALDVLSHYIDALSKSGSTEKAVSVLPTLLALAPDVPQAIRRAAKVRYDAKQYKESAALYVDLTNRFGDKLDPIDRAEAMLYLGQARLSLGEVEEAVLPLLDAADLMPEAPEPIAALVRLYEAKKDWEEVIRLKMRRIDVVSGDERVALLLDVGDIMAAQLGDRTRAAKSYVAALDERPDDRKILTKLMQLYSEEKDWSKLIEVVLKLAGKIDDKRQKAKYMHTAAIVSWRQLGDADKAIEYYDQVLELDPTLDKALAEAIEVREQKSDWEGVERLVRVDLERATERNETAKVLSTMEKLGALYKDKLGAIADAIDAYEAAQSLDPRTTSARSCSPSSTRATPRSTSTRP, encoded by the coding sequence ATGTCGATCGATATCGTCCGAGGTGAGCTCGAGCGCCTCTTCTCGCTCGATGAAATGACCGCGCTGTCGAGCGAGCTGCTCGGGCTCGATCCGGCCCAGGTGGGAGGCGCCGTCTCGAAGGCATCCTTCGCTCGCGCGCTCACGGATCGCTGCTTCGAGAACGACGCCGAAGGCGCGCTGCTCGACGCGATCTTCGCCGCGAGGCCCGAGGCCGACGCGAAGCTGCGCGAGCTCGTGAAGAAGGGCACCGGAGCCGACGCCGAGATCAAGGCAGGCGAGGCGTTCGGCGCGTTCACGGTGACGCGCAAGATCGGGGAAGGCCCGCGCGCCGTCGTTTACGCCGCGACACGCAAGGTCGAAGGCGAGGAGAAGCCCCAGGAGCGGATCCTCAAGGTCTTTCGCAAGGACGCCGCGTCCGGTCCGCGTGCTCTCCAGCGTTTCCTCACGGCCGTCCGGCTCGCCGCGAAGGTGCAGCACGAAGGCCTGCCCGCGTCGCTCGAAGCCGGCGTCGTCTCGGGACACGCGTACGTCGCGTACGCGCCCGTCGACGCCCAGCCGCTCGCCGCGCGCGTGACGCGCACGGGCGCGCTGCACATCAACGAGGCGCGCGAGATCGTCCGCTCCGTCCTCTCGGCCCTCGCCGCGCTGCACGAGGCGCGCGTCGTGCACGGCAACATCAAGCTGGAAAACGTGCTCGTCGGCCGCGGCGAAGGCGGCAAGGTCCGCGCGTACCTCGTCGACGCCGGCTGCGATCGCCTCGGCGCCTTCGTGGGCGGGCCGTTCGGCATCCCTGCGCTCGCGCGCGCCCTCTCGCCCGAGCAGATCCGCGGCGGCGCGCTCGACGCGCAGAGCGACATCTACGCCTTCGGCGCCCTCCTCTTCGAGCTGCTCGCGGCCAAGCCTCCGTTCGGCGGCGAGACCGGCGCCGACGTCGCGGCCGCGCACCTCGTCCGCGAGGCGCCGGTCGCGTCCACGGTCGCGCCGAAGGGCTGGGTCAACAAGGAGCTCGACGAGATCATCGCGCGCCTGCTCGACAAGAACCCGGGCACGCGCCCCAAGGGCGTGAGCGGCGCGCTCGACCTCGTCGATCCCAAGGCCAAGACCGCCGAGGAAGCGCCCAAGGGCAAGACCTTCACGGACGAGGAGATCAACGACCTCGCCGACCTGCTCCTCGCCGATCCCACGGATCACGACTCGGCCCTCGCGCTGGAGAGCGCCTCGCGCGACGGCGCCGATCCGCACAAGGTCGCCGAGGCCTTCGTCATCGCGGCCTCCGAGGTCGACGAGGGCGAGAGCGCGGGCGAGAAGATCAAGGCCGCGGAGACGAAGAAGCAGCTCCTCTTCCGCGCCGCCCGCACCTTCGAGAATGTCGCGAAGGATCTGGAGAAGGCCGAGGGCGTGCTCGAACAGATCGTCGAGCTCGACGCGGACGACGACGTCGCGTTCGGCGCGCTCGAAGACGTGCGCCGGCAGCTCGGCAAGCACGAGGAGGTCGTCGAGATGCTCCTCGAGCGCAGCGAGAAGGCGCAGGATCCGCCGGCGCGGGCGCGCGCGCTGAACGAGATTGGCCGCCTCTACGTGCGCGAGCTCGAGGACATCGAGCAGGGCGTCTTTGCCTTCGCGCAGGCGCTCTCCATCCTCCCCGAGAACCAGGACTACGCGAAGGATCTCGAGCGCTCGGCCGGCAGCGACATGAAGGTATGGGCCGAGGCGCTCCAGATCCTCAGCACCGCGACGACAAGCGCGGAGATGTCGACCGAGTCCAAGATCGCGCTCTTCAACCTGCTCGGGCGCTGGTACTCCGAAAAGATCGCGCGGCCCGACATGGGCTTGCCTTGCTTCCAGGCCGTGCTCTCGGCCGAGCCCGGACACGACGGCGCGCTCGACGGCATGGCGCAGCTCTACCGCCGCGCGCAGCAGTGGCAGGAGCTCTGCCAGATCCTCCAGACCCGCGCCGATCGCGCCGCGACGCCGGAGCGATCCCGCGAGATCCGCGCCGAGGCCGCCGACGTCCTGGAGACGCGGCTCAACGACGCCTCGCGCGCCCGTGACCTCTTCGAGCACATCTTCCAGGAAGATCCGAGCAACGACAAAGCCGCCGAAGCGCTCGGCCGCATCTACCACCGCCAGGAGGACTGGGCCGGCTACGCGAAGATCCTCGAGCGCCGCGCCGACGCGCTCCGCGGCGAGGCCCGTGTCGAGGCCATCTGCAAGGTCGCCGAGCTCTACGAGGATCAGCTGAACGACCTCAGCGAGGCCACGCGCCGCTACGAGGCCGCGCTCGACGTCGACCCGCACGGCCTCACCGCGCTGCGCGGCCTCGATCGCATCTACAATCGCACGGGCCGCTACAAGGAGCTCGTCGGCAACCTCGAGAAGCAGATCGCGATCAGCGCGACGCCGCGCCAGAAGATCAACCTCTACGAGCGGCTCGCCGGCATCCACGACGAGCAGTTCCTCGATCACGGCAAGGCCGCCGAGGCGTACGAGGCAATCCTCCAGATCGACCCGGCGCACGAGGGCACGCTTACCGCGCTCATGCGGCACTACCGCGCGCTCGAGCGCTGGGAGGACGTCGTCTCGCTCTACGAGCGCCTCCTCCGCATCGTCACCGACGACAAGCGCCGCATCGACCTGCTCCTCGCGATGGGCCGCGTCCTCGTCGAACAGGTCGGCTCGCCCGAGCGCGCCTCCAAGGCGTACGAGAAGGTCATCGAGATCGACCCGCAGCACGGCGGCGCGCTCGAATCGCTCGCGAACGTCCGTGCCGCGAGCGGAGACGCGCTCGCCGCGCTCTCCGCGATCGAGTCGCTCGCCGTCAAGGCCACGACGCCCGAGACGCGCGCTGATCTCTGGATCCGCGCCGCCAAGCTGCTCGACGACAAGGGCGATCGCGACGGCGCGATCGAGCGTTACAAGAAGGCCCTCGACGCCCAGCCTGGCAACGTCGCGGCCTCCACCGCGCTCCGCACCGCCTACCTCGCGCGCGGCGACGCGACCAGCGCCGTCGAGCTCCTCGGCCGCGAGATCGACGCCGCCGAGGGCAACCTCGCGAAGGCGCGCCTCTACGGCGAGATGGCCTTCCTCCTGCACGAGAAGCTCAAGGACGCCGATCGCGCGCAGGCCGCCGCGACGAAGGCGATCGACCTCGATCCGACGAGCATGAAGGCGCTCTACGTCTCGGGCGAGATCGCCTTCGCCGCGTCTCGCTTCGTCGAGGCGGCCAAGCACTTCGAGTCGCTGGCGAACCGCTCCGACGCGATGCCGAAGGACCTCGCGCTCGACGTGCTCAGCCACTACATCGACGCGCTCAGCAAGAGCGGCTCGACCGAGAAGGCCGTCTCCGTCCTGCCCACGCTGCTCGCGCTCGCGCCCGACGTCCCGCAGGCGATCCGCCGCGCGGCGAAGGTCCGCTACGACGCCAAGCAGTACAAGGAGAGCGCCGCGCTCTACGTCGATCTCACGAACCGCTTCGGCGACAAGCTCGATCCGATCGATCGCGCCGAGGCGATGCTCTACCTCGGCCAGGCGCGGCTCTCGCTCGGTGAGGTCGAGGAGGCGGTCCTGCCGCTGCTCGACGCGGCCGACCTCATGCCCGAGGCCCCCGAGCCGATCGCGGCGCTCGTGCGCCTCTACGAGGCGAAGAAGGACTGGGAGGAGGTCATCCGCCTCAAGATGCGCCGCATCGACGTCGTCAGCGGCGACGAGCGCGTCGCGCTGCTCCTCGACGTCGGCGACATCATGGCCGCGCAGCTCGGCGATCGCACCCGCGCCGCGAAGAGCTACGTCGCCGCGCTCGACGAGCGCCCGGACGATCGGAAGATCCTGACCAAGCTGATGCAGCTCTACAGCGAGGAGAAGGACTGGTCGAAGCTCATCGAGGTCGTGCTCAAGCTCGCCGGCAAGATCGACGACAAGCGGCAAAAGGCGAAGTACATGCACACCGCCGCGATCGTGAGCTGGCGTCAGCTCGGCGATGCGGACAAGGCGATCGAGTACTACGACCAGGTCCTCGAGCTCGATCCCACGCTCGACAAGGCCCTCGCCGAGGCGATCGAGGTCCGCGAGCAGAAGAGCGACTGGGAGGGCGTCGAGCGCCTCGTACGCGTCGATCTCGAGCGAGCGACCGAGCGCAACGAGACCGCGAAGGTGCTCTCCACGATGGAGAAGCTCGGCGCGCTCTACAAGGACAAGCTCGGCGCCATCGCGGACGCGATCGACGCCTACGAGGCCGCGCAGTCGCTCGATCCGAGAACCACGAGCGCGAGGAGCTGCTCGCCAAGCTCTACGCGAGCGACCCCGCGCAGTACCTCGACAAGGCCGTGA